A stretch of the Ischnura elegans chromosome 5, ioIscEleg1.1, whole genome shotgun sequence genome encodes the following:
- the LOC124158641 gene encoding uncharacterized protein LOC124158641 isoform X3, translated as MYWRKRLLSRRWYSICGLMVFGPLILALALLVVANLLLQLLLSSQPPQWAAPFTMHRAAVSHLDTSGRYKVLPFAVVGEDWANVTLHPVCLATHASLGAVSDLLETLNSWAGPASVTVFDSDPSLEGAARFLRLIKQCGPRAFPLVSFHVIGPVGVERWRWTNSSVPSHWWLGGTEDWVGAGDDWCRGETRGRQVKAEKQQVKNETVYPQPNQGASNLVKWEARKAANGSGEEEISVAYSVGHFPFWYEPVYVVRPTSGDLPPFDERFVGFGMTRNTQAYEMVLRGYTFEVLDNAFLVHWGFQEFKQRPKWRTKQVQRNYQFFKKWLLEKAAQYDADPENLIQRMAGDQSKRNVVVQRRMEPRVTTKKANGQKTSVTT; from the exons ATGTATTGGAGGAAAAG ACTGCTGAGCCGACGATGGTACAGTATTTGCGGCTTGATGGTCTTCGGGCCCCTGATTCTGGCGCTGGCCCTGCTCGTCGTGGCCAATCTCCTCCTCCAGCTACTCCTGTCGTCGCAGCCCCCGCAGTGGGCGGCCCCGTTCACAATGCATCGCGCTGCCGTCTCACACCTGGACACCTCCGGCCGGTACAAG GTGCTGCCCTTTGCGGTCGTGGGCGAAGACTGGGCCAACGTCACGCTGCATCCCGTGTGCCTGGCGACGCACGCGTCGCTCGGAGCGGTGAGCGATTTGCTGGAGACGCTCAACTCGTGGGCCGGGCCCGCCTCCGTCACGGTCTTCGATAGTGACCCGAGTCTCGAAGGAGCGGCCCGCTTTCTGCGACTCATCAAACAGTGCGGTCCGAGGGCATTCCCTTTGGTCTCCTTCCACGTCATCGGGCCAGTTGGCGTGGAGCGTTG GCGATGGACCAACTCATCCGTACCCAGCCATTGGTGGTTAGGTGGAACAGAAGACTGGGTTGGTGCGGGAGATGATTGGTGCCGAGGTGAAACTAGAGGGCGCCAGGTGAAGGCGGAAAAGCAGCAGGTGAAGAATGAGACGGTCTACCCTCAG CCGAACCAGGGGGCCTCGAACCTAGTAAAATGGGAGGCAAGGAAGGCAGCAAACGGCAGCGGGGAAGAGGAGATAAGCGTGGCGTATTCCGTGGGCCACTTCCCTTTCTGGTACGAACCCGTTTACGTGGTGAGGCCCACCTCCGGGGACCTGCCGCCCTTCGACGAGCGATTTGTCGGCTTCGGCATGACCCGGAACACGCAG GCTTACGAAATGGTTCTACGAGGATACACCTTTGAAGTCTTGGACAATGCGTTCCTGGTCCACTGGGGATTCCAGGAATTTAAGCAGAGACCGAAGTGGCGGACGAAACAGGTCCAAAGAAACTATCAATTCTTCAAGAAGTGGTTGCTTGAGAAGGCGGCACAGTACGACGCCGATCCCGAAAACCTGATCCAGAGGATGGCGGGAGACCAAAGCAAGCGGAATGTGGTCGTACAGCGGAGGATGGAGCCACGGGTGACTACCAAGAAGGCGAATGGACAGAAAACAAGCGTGACCACTTAA
- the LOC124158641 gene encoding beta-1,4-glucuronyltransferase 1-like isoform X1, which yields MYWRKRLLSRRWYSICGLMVFGPLILALALLVVANLLLQLLLSSQPPQWAAPFTMHRAAVSHLDTSGRYKVLPFAVVGEDWANVTLHPVCLATHASLGAVSDLLETLNSWAGPASVTVFDSDPSLEGAARFLRLIKQCGPRAFPLVSFHVIGPVGVERWRWTNSSVPSHWWLGGTEDWVGAGDDWCRGETRGRQVKAEKQQVKNETVYPQNLARNTALRSCGSPWVLTVDADMVPPPSLRRRLGDFLQRHTGEAEGRRAYVVPTYEVMRLNGSTGLPPDTKADLLKLKKEKKARPFHIKIFKPNQGASNLVKWEARKAANGSGEEEISVAYSVGHFPFWYEPVYVVRPTSGDLPPFDERFVGFGMTRNTQAYEMVLRGYTFEVLDNAFLVHWGFQEFKQRPKWRTKQVQRNYQFFKKWLLEKAAQYDADPENLIQRMAGDQSKRNVVVQRRMEPRVTTKKANGQKTSVTT from the exons ATGTATTGGAGGAAAAG ACTGCTGAGCCGACGATGGTACAGTATTTGCGGCTTGATGGTCTTCGGGCCCCTGATTCTGGCGCTGGCCCTGCTCGTCGTGGCCAATCTCCTCCTCCAGCTACTCCTGTCGTCGCAGCCCCCGCAGTGGGCGGCCCCGTTCACAATGCATCGCGCTGCCGTCTCACACCTGGACACCTCCGGCCGGTACAAG GTGCTGCCCTTTGCGGTCGTGGGCGAAGACTGGGCCAACGTCACGCTGCATCCCGTGTGCCTGGCGACGCACGCGTCGCTCGGAGCGGTGAGCGATTTGCTGGAGACGCTCAACTCGTGGGCCGGGCCCGCCTCCGTCACGGTCTTCGATAGTGACCCGAGTCTCGAAGGAGCGGCCCGCTTTCTGCGACTCATCAAACAGTGCGGTCCGAGGGCATTCCCTTTGGTCTCCTTCCACGTCATCGGGCCAGTTGGCGTGGAGCGTTG GCGATGGACCAACTCATCCGTACCCAGCCATTGGTGGTTAGGTGGAACAGAAGACTGGGTTGGTGCGGGAGATGATTGGTGCCGAGGTGAAACTAGAGGGCGCCAGGTGAAGGCGGAAAAGCAGCAGGTGAAGAATGAGACGGTCTACCCTCAG AATCTGGCACGGAACACGGCGCTGCGGAGTTGCGGCTCGCCCTGGGTGCTGACCGTGGATGCGGACATGGTGCCGCCGCCTTCCCTACGCAGGCGCCTGGGGGATTTCCTGCAGCGGCATACCGGGGAAGCCGAGGGTCGCCGCGCGTACGTGGTGCCGACCTACGAAGTGATGCGACTCAACGGGTCCACGGGGCTGCCGCCGGACACAAAGGCGGACCTTCTGAAGTtgaagaaggagaagaaggcCCGCCCGTTCCACATCAAGATCTTCAAG CCGAACCAGGGGGCCTCGAACCTAGTAAAATGGGAGGCAAGGAAGGCAGCAAACGGCAGCGGGGAAGAGGAGATAAGCGTGGCGTATTCCGTGGGCCACTTCCCTTTCTGGTACGAACCCGTTTACGTGGTGAGGCCCACCTCCGGGGACCTGCCGCCCTTCGACGAGCGATTTGTCGGCTTCGGCATGACCCGGAACACGCAG GCTTACGAAATGGTTCTACGAGGATACACCTTTGAAGTCTTGGACAATGCGTTCCTGGTCCACTGGGGATTCCAGGAATTTAAGCAGAGACCGAAGTGGCGGACGAAACAGGTCCAAAGAAACTATCAATTCTTCAAGAAGTGGTTGCTTGAGAAGGCGGCACAGTACGACGCCGATCCCGAAAACCTGATCCAGAGGATGGCGGGAGACCAAAGCAAGCGGAATGTGGTCGTACAGCGGAGGATGGAGCCACGGGTGACTACCAAGAAGGCGAATGGACAGAAAACAAGCGTGACCACTTAA
- the LOC124158641 gene encoding uncharacterized protein LOC124158641 isoform X2, producing the protein MYWRKRLLSRRWYSICGLMVFGPLILALALLVVANLLLQLLLSSQPPQWAAPFTMHRAAVSHLDTSGRYKVLPFAVVGEDWANVTLHPVCLATHASLGAVSDLLETLNSWAGPASVTVFDSDPSLEGAARFLRLIKQCGPRAFPLVSFHVIGPVGVERWRWTNSSVPSHWWLGGTEDWVGAGDDWCRGETRGRQVKAEKQQVKNETVYPQPKRTRIEPLVSAESGTEHGAAELRLALGADRGCGHGAAAFPTQAPGGFPAAAYRGSRGSPRVRGADLRSDATQRVHGAAAGHKGGPSEVEEGEEGPPVPHQDLQAEPGGLEPSKMGGKEGSKRQRGRGDKRGVFRGPLPFLVRTRLRGEAHLRGPAALRRAICRLRHDPEHAGLRNGSTRIHL; encoded by the exons ATGTATTGGAGGAAAAG ACTGCTGAGCCGACGATGGTACAGTATTTGCGGCTTGATGGTCTTCGGGCCCCTGATTCTGGCGCTGGCCCTGCTCGTCGTGGCCAATCTCCTCCTCCAGCTACTCCTGTCGTCGCAGCCCCCGCAGTGGGCGGCCCCGTTCACAATGCATCGCGCTGCCGTCTCACACCTGGACACCTCCGGCCGGTACAAG GTGCTGCCCTTTGCGGTCGTGGGCGAAGACTGGGCCAACGTCACGCTGCATCCCGTGTGCCTGGCGACGCACGCGTCGCTCGGAGCGGTGAGCGATTTGCTGGAGACGCTCAACTCGTGGGCCGGGCCCGCCTCCGTCACGGTCTTCGATAGTGACCCGAGTCTCGAAGGAGCGGCCCGCTTTCTGCGACTCATCAAACAGTGCGGTCCGAGGGCATTCCCTTTGGTCTCCTTCCACGTCATCGGGCCAGTTGGCGTGGAGCGTTG GCGATGGACCAACTCATCCGTACCCAGCCATTGGTGGTTAGGTGGAACAGAAGACTGGGTTGGTGCGGGAGATGATTGGTGCCGAGGTGAAACTAGAGGGCGCCAGGTGAAGGCGGAAAAGCAGCAGGTGAAGAATGAGACGGTCTACCCTCAG CCAAAAAGAACCAGAATCGAGCCCCTGGTCTCCGCAGAATCTGGCACGGAACACGGCGCTGCGGAGTTGCGGCTCGCCCTGGGTGCTGACCGTGGATGCGGACATGGTGCCGCCGCCTTCCCTACGCAGGCGCCTGGGGGATTTCCTGCAGCGGCATACCGGGGAAGCCGAGGGTCGCCGCGCGTACGTGGTGCCGACCTACGAAGTGATGCGACTCAACGGGTCCACGGGGCTGCCGCCGGACACAAAGGCGGACCTTCTGAAGTtgaagaaggagaagaaggcCCGCCCGTTCCACATCAAGATCTTCAAG CCGAACCAGGGGGCCTCGAACCTAGTAAAATGGGAGGCAAGGAAGGCAGCAAACGGCAGCGGGGAAGAGGAGATAAGCGTGGCGTATTCCGTGGGCCACTTCCCTTTCTGGTACGAACCCGTTTACGTGGTGAGGCCCACCTCCGGGGACCTGCCGCCCTTCGACGAGCGATTTGTCGGCTTCGGCATGACCCGGAACACGCAG GCTTACGAAATGGTTCTACGAGGATACACCTTTGA